A genomic window from Pocillopora verrucosa isolate sample1 chromosome 7, ASM3666991v2, whole genome shotgun sequence includes:
- the LOC131792415 gene encoding uncharacterized skeletal organic matrix protein 5-like — translation MATSEEANGNLWCELLSSVKDRNVKEFKENKSSHHFSIMSTCPSSRCLNRGTCLLNDIGNDPFECLCEEGYVGKYCNTIAKSCKELSVAYNLNLNRLVTLHFDSKAISIYCHTGDFGCGDGAWTPVMKIDGSKSTFHYSSSYWTDKNEYSVLGGATGFDSLETKLPTYWNTPFSKICLGMKIGQQLNFIVIERQADSLYSLIADGQYRNTSLGREKWKLLIGSQGSLQYHCDKEGFNAVCSWSEKSKARIGILSNNEDLCSSCDSRIGFGTGGTPDDSNTCGNSAVYLTDNGDKLIKAMGYILVQ, via the exons ATGGCCACCTCTGAGGAAGCAAATGGAAACCTTTGGTGTGAGTTGCTGTCGTCTGTAAAGGACAGGAATGTCAAAgagtttaaagaaaacaagagtTCGCATCACTTTTCCATTATG tcgACTTGCCCATCCTCGAGGTGTCTCAACAGAGGCACCTGTCTATTAAATGACATTGGAAATGATCCATTTGAATGCCTTTGCGAGGAAGGTTATGTGGGAAAATACTGCAATACAA TTGCGAAGTCATGCAAAGAGCTCAGTGTAGCTTACAA TTTAAACTTGAATCGACTAGTCACGCTTCACTTTGACTCCAAAGCAATCTCCATTTACTGTCACACTGGAGATTTCGGGTGTGGAGATGGAGCATGGACGCCAgtcatgaagattgacggcagCAAG agCACCTTTCACTACAGCTCAAGCTACTGGACGGATAAAAATGAATATAGCGTCTTGGGAGGAGCAACTGGATTTGATTCACTAGAAACCAAGCTACCGACCTACTGGAACACACCCTTTTCAAAGATCTGTCTTGGTATGAAGATTGGGCAACAGCTCAACTTTATTGTCATCGAGAGGCAGGCTGACTCTCTttactcactgatcgctgacgGGCAATATCGCAACACATCACTGGGTCGTGAGAAGTGGAAATTGCTGATTGGTTCACAAGGCTCCTTACAGTACCATTGTGATAAGGAAGGGTTCAACGCTGTTTGTAGCTGGAGTGAAAAGTCCAAAGCTAGAATTGGTATCTTGAGTAACAATGAAGATCTTTGCTCCAGTTGTGATTCCAGAATCGGATTTGGGACGGGAGGGACTCCGGATGACTCGAATACATGCGGAAACTCTGCAGTGTACCTAACAGATAACGGTGATAAACTCATCAAGGCCATGGGATATATCTTGGTTCAGTGA
- the LOC131792395 gene encoding uncharacterized protein yields MLLPLKLAMKIVISKMYTVAKFDIFFVFLFFQANFSCSSENFCERLFSKTEYHYLDVPHFGTTKVHDELACVFQCLRSQRCLSVNMATSEEANGNLWCELLSSVKDRNVKEFKENKSSHHFSIMSTCPSSRCLNRGTCLLNDIGNDPFECLCEEGYVGKYCNTIAKSCKELSVAYNLNLNRLVTLHFDSKAISIYCHTGDFGCGDGAWTPVMKIDGSKSTFHYSSSYWTDKNEYSVLGGATRFDSLETKLPTYWNTPFSKICLGMKIGQQLNFIVIERQADSLYSLIADGQYRNTSLGREKWKLLIGSQASLQYHCDKEGFNAVCSWSERSKARIGILSNNEDLCSSCDSRIGFGTGGTPDDSNTCGNSAVYLTDNGKKLIKAMGYILVQ; encoded by the exons ATGCTGTTGCCGTTAAAACTGGCTATGAAGATCGTGATTTCAAAGATGTACACGGTGGCGAAATTCGATATTTTCTTCGTATTTCTATTTTTCCAAGCGAACTTCAGCTGTTCGTCAG AAAATTTTTGTGAACGCCTATTTTCAAAAACCGAGTACCATTACTTGGATGTTCCACATTTTGGAACAACGAAGGTACATGACGAGCTTGCTTGCGTTTTTCAATGCCTCAGGAGCCAAAGATGTCTTTCAGTAAACATGGCCACCTCTGAGGAAGCAAATGGAAACCTTTGGTGTGAGTTGCTGTCGTCTGTAAAGGACAGGAATGTCAAAgagtttaaagaaaacaagagtTCGCATCACTTTTCCATTATG tcaaCTTGCCCATCCTCGAGGTGTCTCAACAGAGGCACCTGTCTATTAAATGACATTGGAAATGATCCATTTGAATGCCTTTGCGAGGAAGGTTATGTGGGAAAATACTGCAATACAA TTGCGAAGTCATGCAAAGAGCTTAGTGTAGCTTACAA TTTAAACTTGAATCGACTGGTCACGCTTCACTTTGACTCCAAAGCAATCTCCATTTACTGTCACACTGGAGATTTCGGGTGTGGAGATGGAGCATGGACGCCAgtcatgaagattgacggcagCAAG AGCACCTTTCACTACAGCTCAAGCTACTGGACGGATAAAAATGAATACAGCGTCTTGGGAGGAGCAACTAGATTTGATTCACTAGAGACCAAGCTACCGACCTACTGGAACACACCCTTTTCAAAGATCTGTCTTGGTATGAAGATTGGGCAACAGCTCAACTTTATCGTCATCGAGAGGCAGGCTGACTCTCtgtactcactgatcgctgacgGGCAATATCGCAACACATCACTGGGTCGTGAGAAGTGGAAATTGCTGATTGGTTCACAAGCCTCCTTACAGTACCATTGTGATAAGGAAGGGTTCAACGCTGTTTGTAGCTGGAGTGAAAGGTCCAAAGCTAGAATTGGTATCTTGAGTAACAATGAAGATCTTTGCTCCAGTTGTGATTCTAGAATCGGCTTTGGGACGGGAGGGACTCCGGATGACTCTAACACATGCGGAAATTCCGCAGTGTACCTAACAGATAACGGTAAAAAACTCATCAAGGCCATGGGATATATCTTGGTTCAGTGA
- the LOC136282698 gene encoding uncharacterized protein codes for MKRCRYSVFILFGVFSFLEVFVYGNLATIQGDCISKTGAPRTFQQGLFKKEKLHYLNVSKLRTFSVYDFFDCTFECLSNPLCLSINVAVLRGAVGKLWCELLSSDKYKDASQYSGNKSWHHFSFQFPFSCTSAPCQNGGTCQENHGGDGSKCLCNIGFVGKYCEKALQSCQEVYDAQRSNVSQLVSLCFGSRRLPILCQMGDFGCGDGGWTPVMKINGSNETFDYMSSYWENTKEYNIQGGMTGFDSEQTKLPSYWNTPFNKICLGMRIGNQTKFIVINKNASSLLSLIGDGQYRILSLGRNKWKTLIGSQASLQQNCNKEGFNVRCSSDAGSRARIGIVSNNEQSCSSCDSRLGFGSWGQPKKSNACGNVAKHGGDNGNQNIKAMGYILVQ; via the exons ATGAAACGATGCAGATACTCGGTGTTTATCCTGTTCGGGGTATTTTCTTTCTTGGAAGTTTTCGTTTACGGCAATTTGGCTACTATTCAAG GAGACTGCATTTCGAAGACCGGAGCTCCTCGAACATTTCAACAGGGTCtatttaaaaaagagaaactccACTATCTAAATGTGTCTAAACTTAGAACTTTTTCCGTATACGACTTTTTTGACTGCACATTTGAATGCCTTAGTAACCCTTTGTGCCTTTCCATAAACGTAGCTGTACTTCGAGGAGCTGTTGGAAAGCTATGGTGCGAGTTACTTTCTTCTGATAAATACAAAGATGCCAGCCAGTACAGCGGAAACAAGAGTTGGCATCACTTCTCG TTTCAGTTTCCGTTTTCTTGTACTTCTGCGCCTTGCCAAAACGGAGGAACATGTCAGGAAAACCATGGAGGGGATGGCTCTAAATGTCTCTGCAATATAGGATTTGTTGGAAAATATTGCGAAAAAG CTTTACAGTCATGCCAAGAAGTGTATGATGCTCAAAG GTCAAACGTGAGTCAGTTGGTATCTCTGTGCTTTGGTTCACGTCGACTTCCCATTCTCTGTCAAATgggagattttggatgtggaGATGGAGGGTGGACGCCTGTCATGAAGATCAATGGGAGTAAT GAAACCTTTGATTATATGTCCAGTTACTGGGAGAATACAAAGGAATATAACATCCAAGGAGGAATGACTGGGTTTGACTCAGAACAGACCAAGTTACCAAGCTACTGGAACACGCCCTTCAACAAGATCTGCCTCGGCATGAGGATCGGTAATCAGACTAAATTTATTGTAATCAACAAGAACGCAAGTTCCCTCTTGTCATTGATTGGTGACGGGCAATACCGAATTCTGTCATTGGGTCGTAATAAATGGAAGACCTTAATTGGTTCACAAGCGTCCCTACAGCAAAATTGTAACAAGGAGGGATTTAATGTCAGGTGCAGTAGTGATGCAGGTTCTCGAGCACGAATCGGCATCGTTAGTAACAATGAGCAAAGTTGCTCATCTTGTGACTCCAGGCTCGGATTTGGTTCATGGGGGCAACCTAAGAAATCGAACGCGTGTGGAAATGTAGCCAAGCACGGTGGTGATAACGgcaatcaaaacataaaagcAATGGGATATATACTGGTGCAGTGA